A single Phycisphaerae bacterium DNA region contains:
- a CDS encoding tetratricopeptide repeat protein, whose amino-acid sequence MSYLLELLGRGLIAHLVGAFDTVFGKDTDETLNDLQHRAAQHPNDTALQVRLGGRYLRAENPAAAKDLFASILAREPGHVPARLGLACASDELGQLDAALDHLRIAQKTEPASPAVLFCLGFCHERRGGEAQAEQYYQDALRISPTLRNAHERLAAMALRADRLDAAIGHYQTLCELDPQHTDLHLSLANLLVKARRFPEAIARFEHALTLEPDNWTAHNDAVSAYEEAGLVREAIEHLHQMIQREPDAADTRLRLGDLYAKIGNDTAATVHYERAVQLCSDYLEANVKLGTQHLRAGRFADAAKWFSRALEINDRLLSAYVGIGVAQHAQGSEKDARASFEMARNIEPNSTLLFSEVARMHLKAAASQEAHRYLNPATPHGAAPPEQRPDLIAQQVDRLKEAIAANSNHADLHYRLGLLYRNRGQVEDAINCFRQATTINPSYMKALIKLGLALGEMDRLDEAVAVFQQALEVRPNYLDLHYQAGLLFAQRQRFEMAVEHFEHAATGNPRNVAFQANLALALQNMGLIDRAQATWQVVSDLSSADSPQGKAARAALAGHRQDQ is encoded by the coding sequence ATGTCGTACTTACTCGAACTTCTGGGCCGGGGCTTGATCGCCCATCTGGTCGGCGCATTCGACACCGTCTTCGGCAAGGATACAGACGAGACGCTGAACGACCTGCAACATCGGGCGGCGCAGCATCCGAACGACACGGCGTTGCAGGTCCGGCTGGGAGGTCGGTACCTCCGCGCCGAGAATCCGGCGGCTGCCAAGGACCTCTTTGCGTCGATTCTCGCGCGCGAGCCGGGGCACGTGCCGGCGCGGCTGGGCCTGGCCTGCGCCTCGGACGAACTCGGGCAGCTCGACGCGGCGCTGGACCACCTGCGCATCGCGCAGAAGACCGAACCGGCGAGTCCTGCGGTCCTCTTTTGTCTGGGCTTCTGTCATGAACGGCGCGGCGGCGAGGCCCAGGCCGAACAGTATTACCAGGACGCCCTGCGAATCTCTCCGACGCTGCGCAACGCCCACGAGCGGCTCGCGGCGATGGCCCTGCGGGCCGACCGGCTCGATGCGGCGATCGGGCACTATCAGACGCTGTGCGAACTCGACCCGCAGCACACGGATCTGCACCTGTCCCTCGCCAACCTGCTCGTCAAGGCGCGGCGCTTTCCGGAGGCGATTGCCCGGTTTGAACACGCCCTGACGCTGGAGCCCGACAACTGGACCGCGCACAACGACGCGGTGAGCGCCTACGAGGAGGCCGGACTGGTGCGGGAGGCAATCGAACATCTGCACCAGATGATCCAGCGTGAACCCGATGCGGCGGATACGCGCCTACGGCTGGGAGATCTGTACGCGAAGATCGGCAACGACACGGCGGCGACGGTCCATTACGAACGTGCCGTCCAGCTTTGCTCCGATTATCTCGAAGCAAACGTCAAGCTCGGCACCCAGCACCTTCGCGCCGGTCGCTTCGCGGATGCGGCGAAGTGGTTCTCGCGGGCCCTGGAGATTAACGACCGGCTGCTTTCCGCGTATGTCGGCATCGGAGTGGCACAGCACGCTCAGGGTTCCGAAAAGGACGCGCGGGCTTCGTTTGAGATGGCCCGCAACATCGAGCCGAACAGCACGCTGCTGTTTTCAGAGGTGGCGCGAATGCACCTGAAGGCCGCGGCCAGCCAGGAGGCCCATCGCTACCTCAACCCGGCGACGCCGCACGGCGCCGCTCCGCCGGAGCAGCGACCGGACCTTATCGCGCAACAGGTCGATCGCTTGAAAGAGGCGATCGCGGCGAACTCGAACCATGCCGACCTGCACTATCGCCTGGGTCTGCTGTATCGCAACCGCGGTCAGGTCGAAGACGCGATCAACTGTTTCCGCCAGGCCACGACGATCAACCCGTCGTATATGAAGGCGCTGATCAAGCTGGGGCTGGCCCTGGGGGAGATGGACCGACTCGACGAGGCGGTCGCCGTTTTCCAGCAGGCGCTGGAGGTGCGACCGAACTATCTCGATCTGCATTACCAAGCCGGCCTGCTCTTTGCGCAGCGACAACGGTTCGAAATGGCGGTCGAGCATTTTGAGCATGCGGCGACGGGCAACCCACGAAACGTCGCCTTTCAGGCGAACCTTGCGCTGGCCCTTCAGAACATGGGGTTGATCGATCGCGCCCAGGCGACGTGGCAGGTGGTCAGCGACTTGTCATCGGCCGATTCGCCGCAGGGCAAGGCGGCCCGCGCTGCGTTGGCCGGCCATCGTCAAGATCAATAG
- a CDS encoding sialidase family protein → MVSSISLAFNVGPSDGFATAGDVVLESRLVFEAIEGRIGSHAPTIAALPDGELLAAWYSYKGPGELDDSAIFMARRAPGGVDWSTPALHLDRAEPEGNPVLYSEQDNVWLFSAVAPLGWSTARIEWQHSVDRGLTWSAPAALDGPLGSNVRYPPVRTTEGELLLPAYDDFFLRSFFFVSSDGFAWTLRSNVATEPPHGNIQPSTVRLTSGRLLAVMRNTGQEFLWVMASDDSGRTWSSPMNSGFANPASPTVLLKLHSGRLLLVFNDSATLRRPLSATLSDDDGQTWLPPRVVINGQGDFAYPAAVQTGDGLIHIVYSNNRANIGHVTLNEAWLAAAP, encoded by the coding sequence GTGGTTTCAAGTATTTCCCTCGCGTTCAATGTCGGGCCCAGCGATGGATTTGCAACAGCCGGCGACGTCGTCTTGGAGTCGCGGCTTGTCTTTGAGGCGATCGAGGGGCGGATCGGCAGTCACGCGCCGACGATTGCGGCACTGCCGGACGGTGAACTGCTGGCCGCCTGGTATTCCTACAAAGGACCCGGTGAACTCGATGATTCGGCGATCTTCATGGCGCGTCGCGCGCCGGGCGGGGTCGATTGGAGCACGCCGGCGCTTCATCTTGACCGCGCGGAGCCGGAGGGAAATCCCGTCCTCTACAGCGAGCAAGACAACGTGTGGCTGTTCAGCGCCGTCGCCCCACTCGGCTGGAGCACGGCGCGGATCGAGTGGCAGCATTCGGTAGATCGCGGGCTGACGTGGTCGGCGCCGGCGGCGCTCGACGGACCGCTCGGCTCAAACGTGCGTTATCCACCGGTGCGGACGACGGAGGGCGAACTGCTCCTGCCCGCCTATGACGATTTCTTCTTGCGTTCGTTTTTTTTTGTTTCGAGCGATGGTTTCGCGTGGACGCTGCGATCGAACGTCGCGACCGAGCCGCCCCACGGCAATATTCAGCCGTCGACCGTGCGACTGACTAGCGGTCGGCTCCTTGCCGTGATGCGCAACACCGGGCAGGAGTTCTTATGGGTGATGGCGTCGGACGACTCCGGCCGGACTTGGTCTTCGCCGATGAACTCCGGCTTTGCCAACCCTGCCAGCCCCACAGTGCTACTGAAGCTGCACAGCGGCCGATTGCTACTGGTCTTCAACGACAGCGCGACCCTGCGCCGGCCGCTCTCGGCGACGCTTTCGGACGACGACGGACAGACCTGGCTGCCGCCGCGTGTCGTCATCAACGGGCAAGGCGACTTCGCCTACCCAGCGGCGGTGCAGACCGGTGACGGGCTGATTCACATTGTCTATTCAAACAATCGGGCGAACATCGGGCACGTGACGCTGAACGAGGCCTGGCTGGCGGCGGCGCCGTAA
- a CDS encoding DUF1501 domain-containing protein, with the protein MSCGCAEYEALERRQWLQAAGRLGALAMLSAPAWMPKFAFASGSPAPLERDLLIVVFLRGGADGLTLCVPFADPFYASSRGFLAIPAPDSAAPLRAIDLNGFFGLPPALASLKPIYDAGHLAVVHAAGNPSGVRSHFNDQDRMELATPTPTAGSSGWLARHLLSYSSAADRLRGITMNYSVARALAGAPAAVALPSDSYGLLGSTSTDVERREFLEQAYLRADPLLGTNAGYILTALNSLNNADWPNRGDQLAVSGFSDLGGSMSGDGMMSGMGSMSDDPAGTMLRTGAPAYPNNPWGRSFRMVADVAKAQVGMEAACIDLNGWDTHVGQGATAGYLHSIMITLGQCMEAFYLDMQAMLGRFTMVVMSEFGRQLAPNTSGGSDHGTGGAMFVMGGNVNGGQIFTSWPGLHPDQLNEQLDLAITTDYRDVLAEILVKRAGNISLPTVFPGFTPTFRGIIR; encoded by the coding sequence ATGAGTTGTGGATGCGCCGAGTATGAGGCATTGGAACGCCGCCAGTGGCTGCAAGCCGCCGGCCGGCTGGGCGCTCTTGCCATGTTGAGCGCCCCGGCGTGGATGCCGAAATTCGCCTTCGCCTCGGGGTCACCCGCGCCGCTGGAGCGCGACTTGCTCATCGTCGTCTTTCTGCGCGGCGGTGCTGACGGTCTCACCCTTTGTGTGCCGTTTGCCGATCCCTTTTATGCCAGCTCGCGAGGATTCCTCGCCATCCCGGCGCCGGACTCCGCCGCGCCCCTGAGAGCGATCGACCTCAACGGCTTCTTTGGACTCCCTCCGGCCCTGGCGAGCCTCAAGCCGATCTACGACGCCGGACATCTCGCCGTCGTGCATGCCGCTGGCAATCCTTCGGGTGTCCGTTCGCATTTCAACGATCAGGACCGGATGGAATTGGCCACTCCCACCCCCACGGCGGGTTCGAGCGGCTGGTTGGCGCGGCATCTTCTCTCCTATTCCTCGGCCGCCGATCGATTGCGCGGCATCACCATGAATTACTCCGTCGCCCGTGCCTTGGCCGGCGCTCCGGCGGCGGTGGCCTTGCCATCGGATTCCTATGGGCTGTTGGGTAGTACGAGCACGGATGTTGAACGGCGGGAATTTCTCGAGCAGGCGTATCTCCGGGCCGATCCGCTTTTGGGAACCAATGCCGGATATATTCTCACTGCGTTAAACTCGCTCAACAACGCCGACTGGCCGAACCGGGGCGATCAGCTCGCGGTTTCGGGTTTCTCTGACCTTGGCGGTTCGATGTCGGGCGACGGGATGATGTCCGGAATGGGCTCAATGTCAGACGACCCGGCGGGCACCATGCTTAGAACCGGCGCTCCGGCGTATCCAAACAACCCTTGGGGACGGTCGTTTCGCATGGTCGCCGACGTCGCCAAAGCGCAAGTGGGGATGGAAGCCGCCTGCATCGACCTGAACGGGTGGGATACGCACGTCGGCCAGGGGGCAACCGCCGGATATCTGCACAGCATTATGATCACTCTGGGGCAATGCATGGAAGCGTTCTACCTCGACATGCAAGCCATGCTGGGTCGATTCACGATGGTCGTCATGTCGGAATTCGGCCGACAACTCGCCCCGAACACCAGTGGCGGTAGCGATCACGGGACCGGTGGCGCCATGTTCGTTATGGGCGGCAACGTCAACGGGGGCCAAATCTTCACGTCGTGGCCGGGTCTCCACCCCGATCAACTCAATGAGCAGCTGGACTTGGCGATCACGACCGATTATCGCGATGTCCTGGCCGAAATCCTGGTCAAGCGTGCCGGTAATATTTCTTTGCCCACGGTCTTTCCTGGGTTTACGCCCACGTTCCGCGGGATTATTCGATAA
- a CDS encoding DUF1800 domain-containing protein: MRRKQSLNRRQFLGAVGAGVGVAGCAANSGVPDLFPPGMNPGSTATESRELAVALESSALRSMAEPRLPTDPKALLLDHITYGTRPADITEINNLGYSAYLERQLNPEIIDDWQMNARLMPFTSLSLDATTISGMGWDRSPELGAAALLRAVYSKRQLHEKMVEFWSDHFNINQFATNAWYHKPVDDREVIRPYALGRFRDLLLASARSPAMLVYLNGNENRAGHPNENYAREVMELHTVGVNAGYTHRDVQDMARAMTGWTVGASGPNFNLFEFRSEFHDTGPKQIMGLSLPAGGGISDGEQALNYLAAHPATARNIVEKLVAYFISEDLPQALVNQATTRFTITGGDIKATLRVILKETAITQATPKIKRPLHLIADIARKSAATVSATTQLVQIPAAMGHQPFTWSMPDGFPQRSDYWAPGLLSRWNVITLLAGGSYTFIPISPYYMGQAAGAVTTDQVVALWNQKFFGGRMSTEDQAQLAAYINRSPDNLLRKYNESFVLALSLSDFQYY; the protein is encoded by the coding sequence ATGCGAAGGAAGCAATCACTCAATCGTCGTCAGTTTCTGGGCGCGGTCGGGGCAGGCGTCGGCGTTGCCGGTTGCGCTGCCAATTCCGGCGTTCCGGATCTATTTCCACCCGGGATGAATCCTGGCTCGACGGCCACTGAATCGCGGGAGTTGGCCGTCGCCCTCGAAAGTTCCGCGCTTCGCTCGATGGCGGAGCCGCGGCTTCCTACGGACCCGAAGGCGCTCCTTCTGGACCACATCACCTACGGCACCAGGCCCGCCGACATCACGGAAATTAACAACCTCGGCTACTCCGCGTATCTGGAGAGACAGCTCAATCCTGAAATAATCGACGATTGGCAGATGAACGCCCGATTGATGCCGTTCACATCCCTGTCGCTCGATGCCACCACGATATCCGGAATGGGTTGGGACAGGTCGCCCGAATTGGGAGCGGCAGCGCTCCTGCGTGCGGTGTACAGCAAACGCCAACTTCATGAGAAAATGGTCGAATTCTGGAGCGACCACTTCAACATCAACCAGTTCGCCACCAACGCCTGGTATCACAAGCCGGTGGATGATCGCGAAGTGATTCGGCCGTACGCCTTGGGTCGCTTTCGCGATCTATTGCTGGCCTCGGCACGCAGCCCGGCCATGCTGGTCTACCTGAACGGAAATGAAAACCGGGCCGGCCATCCGAACGAGAACTATGCCCGCGAGGTCATGGAACTTCACACCGTGGGCGTGAATGCGGGGTACACCCATCGCGACGTCCAGGATATGGCCCGTGCCATGACGGGCTGGACCGTTGGCGCCAGCGGCCCGAACTTCAATCTGTTTGAGTTTCGATCTGAATTCCACGATACCGGGCCCAAGCAAATCATGGGGCTTTCCCTTCCTGCCGGCGGGGGCATCTCCGACGGCGAACAGGCCTTGAATTATCTGGCCGCACACCCTGCGACCGCCCGAAATATTGTCGAAAAGCTGGTTGCCTATTTTATTTCGGAAGATTTACCCCAAGCCCTGGTCAATCAGGCGACCACGAGATTTACCATCACCGGCGGGGATATCAAGGCCACCTTACGCGTCATACTCAAGGAAACCGCCATCACCCAGGCGACGCCAAAGATAAAGCGTCCCCTCCACCTGATCGCGGACATCGCTCGAAAGAGCGCGGCGACCGTTTCCGCGACCACCCAATTGGTCCAAATCCCTGCCGCGATGGGTCATCAACCCTTTACCTGGTCGATGCCGGATGGGTTTCCTCAGCGGTCAGACTACTGGGCGCCCGGCCTCCTTTCCCGGTGGAACGTCATTACGTTGTTGGCCGGCGGAAGCTATACCTTCATTCCGATCTCGCCGTATTACATGGGGCAGGCGGCGGGGGCCGTGACCACGGACCAGGTCGTTGCCCTGTGGAACCAGAAGTTCTTCGGGGGGCGCATGAGCACGGAGGACCAGGCGCAACTCGCCGCTTACATCAATCGCAGCCCCGATAATTTGTTGCGAAAGTACAACGAGTCGTTTGTATTGGCGCTGTCCCTTTCGGATTTCCAATACTATTGA
- a CDS encoding YebC/PmpR family DNA-binding transcriptional regulator encodes MAGHSRWNNIKRKKGVADARRGRLWSKLARNIIVAAKHGGGDPAANLSLRYAVEKAKAANMPADTIDKAIKKGTGELGGAEYQPVQYEGYGPGGVAFIVDALTDNPHRTAPEIKKIFERGGGNLGTANCVSWNFATKGVFSISAPNATEDRLMEIALEAGADDVVSEDGGFEVTCEVPAYETLRKALENASIPIANHEITKRPLSTITVDADTGGRVLKLIDAFEEHEDVQNVYSNFDLPEAILAQLE; translated from the coding sequence ATGGCCGGCCACAGTCGCTGGAACAATATCAAGCGCAAAAAAGGCGTTGCCGATGCCCGCCGGGGGCGGCTTTGGAGCAAGCTGGCCCGCAACATCATCGTCGCCGCCAAGCACGGCGGGGGCGACCCGGCGGCGAATCTTTCATTGCGCTACGCGGTTGAAAAAGCCAAGGCCGCCAACATGCCCGCCGATACCATCGACAAGGCGATCAAGAAGGGAACCGGCGAACTCGGCGGGGCGGAGTACCAGCCGGTTCAGTATGAAGGCTATGGGCCCGGCGGCGTGGCGTTCATCGTCGATGCGCTCACCGACAATCCGCACCGCACCGCGCCGGAAATCAAGAAGATCTTCGAGCGGGGAGGAGGCAATCTTGGGACGGCGAATTGCGTGAGCTGGAATTTCGCGACCAAAGGCGTCTTTTCCATAAGCGCTCCCAATGCCACGGAAGACCGCTTGATGGAAATCGCGCTGGAGGCCGGCGCGGACGACGTCGTTTCCGAGGATGGCGGCTTCGAGGTCACCTGTGAAGTCCCGGCATACGAGACCCTCCGAAAGGCCCTGGAGAACGCCTCGATTCCCATCGCGAACCACGAGATCACCAAGCGTCCGCTCTCCACCATCACTGTGGATGCGGACACAGGCGGCCGCGTTCTGAAGCTGATCGACGCCTTCGAGGAGCACGAGGACGTTCAGAATGTGTACAGTAATTTTGACCTGCCGGAGGCGATTCTCGCCCAGCTCGAATAA
- a CDS encoding DUF1573 domain-containing protein: MTIRRMAIPAWAFVGLLTINSPLSAQEKKEEGAAKPDQPAAAQPAPTPAAQPARPAAPKPPVIKSMPQNKVAPKPTADIPAPTVTLKAGEVPAIKFDTPVYDFGRIRAGQDVIHDFWFTNTGTGPLELLRVRPSCGCTQAGAHDKIVQPGQTGKIPIKMSTGHAAGPVNKTVMVSTNVTGEGSNITLQIKGEVWQPLQTTPTSASFGRLTAESMKSATLERKLTIVNNTEAKAALTDIKSSTPSFKADVKELEPGKKFELTVAVVPPLPPGVISGTIEIATGVGDMPKLQVPVSAYVTADVEITPNQLTLATNRPGAMQRQFFVRNNSARSLKITDLKASNEKLKVAILETQPVGMAYRVSLDIPADYQIPEKGDTITFKTDNDTMPMVTIPIKSTPAMTDVTAQFNAPGATKVVTPITEKDVAVLQAQPKKDDHAGHDHAAPAPSTPPTPAGTPTNQKK, encoded by the coding sequence ATGACCATTCGACGTATGGCGATCCCCGCGTGGGCGTTTGTCGGGCTCTTGACTATTAACAGTCCGTTATCGGCACAAGAGAAAAAGGAAGAGGGGGCTGCCAAACCGGATCAGCCGGCCGCCGCGCAGCCTGCTCCAACACCCGCCGCACAGCCGGCGCGGCCTGCCGCTCCCAAGCCGCCAGTGATCAAATCCATGCCACAGAATAAGGTCGCCCCGAAGCCGACCGCCGACATTCCCGCGCCGACCGTCACGCTCAAAGCTGGCGAAGTCCCCGCCATCAAGTTTGACACGCCGGTTTATGACTTCGGGAGAATCCGCGCCGGCCAGGACGTCATCCACGACTTCTGGTTCACCAACACCGGCACCGGCCCGCTGGAACTTCTCCGCGTGCGCCCCTCCTGCGGCTGCACGCAGGCCGGCGCGCACGACAAGATCGTCCAGCCCGGACAAACCGGCAAGATTCCGATCAAGATGTCCACCGGGCATGCCGCCGGCCCCGTCAACAAAACGGTCATGGTCAGCACCAACGTCACCGGCGAAGGCTCCAACATCACGCTCCAGATCAAAGGCGAAGTGTGGCAGCCGCTCCAGACCACACCGACGTCCGCTTCGTTCGGCCGATTGACCGCCGAGAGCATGAAGTCCGCGACGCTCGAGCGAAAGCTGACGATCGTCAATAACACGGAAGCGAAGGCCGCGTTGACCGACATCAAGAGCAGCACCCCGTCCTTCAAGGCGGACGTCAAGGAGCTGGAACCGGGCAAGAAGTTCGAGCTGACGGTTGCGGTCGTGCCGCCGCTCCCGCCGGGCGTGATTTCGGGTACCATCGAGATTGCCACGGGCGTGGGCGACATGCCCAAGTTGCAGGTCCCGGTCAGCGCCTACGTGACCGCCGACGTCGAGATTACGCCGAACCAACTGACCCTCGCGACCAACCGCCCCGGGGCGATGCAGCGGCAGTTCTTCGTCCGCAATAATTCGGCGCGTTCGCTCAAGATCACCGATCTCAAGGCCTCCAACGAGAAGTTGAAGGTTGCCATCCTCGAAACCCAGCCCGTCGGTATGGCCTATCGCGTCAGCCTGGACATACCGGCCGATTACCAGATTCCGGAGAAGGGTGACACGATCACGTTCAAAACCGACAACGACACCATGCCGATGGTCACCATCCCCATCAAGTCGACCCCCGCGATGACGGACGTGACGGCGCAATTTAACGCGCCCGGCGCCACCAAGGTCGTGACGCCGATTACCGAGAAAGACGTCGCCGTCCTGCAGGCGCAACCGAAGAAGGACGACCATGCCGGTCACGATCATGCCGCGCCGGCACCGTCCACGCCGCCCACTCCGGCCGGGACACCGACTAATCAGAAGAAATAG
- a CDS encoding rhodanese-like domain-containing protein, which produces MSLLILLLSSAVGVAANLVRPKPLTWIRRELPKPVAPAPTTTAPETPAASAPSARPDVVSIDEVLQHLSAGSATMVDARETNEYVEGHLKGAFNMPSSAAFKAGEVLAGMVPPDAKIIVYCGGGDCEASHNVSDALKRDFGFTDVFIYEKGWEEIEKSGRFTEFVVTGEQP; this is translated from the coding sequence ATGAGTCTGTTGATCCTCCTGCTCAGCAGCGCCGTGGGCGTAGCGGCAAACCTTGTTCGCCCTAAACCGCTGACTTGGATTCGGAGGGAATTGCCGAAGCCGGTCGCCCCCGCACCCACGACGACTGCGCCCGAAACGCCTGCCGCGTCCGCGCCGTCCGCTCGACCCGACGTGGTTTCGATCGACGAAGTGTTGCAACACCTTTCCGCAGGTTCGGCGACGATGGTCGATGCTCGCGAGACCAATGAATATGTCGAGGGGCATCTCAAGGGCGCCTTCAACATGCCCTCCAGCGCCGCCTTTAAGGCCGGTGAAGTTCTGGCCGGAATGGTCCCTCCGGACGCGAAAATCATCGTCTATTGCGGCGGCGGCGACTGCGAGGCCAGCCACAACGTCTCCGACGCCCTGAAGCGCGACTTCGGCTTTACCGACGTTTTCATCTACGAAAAGGGATGGGAGGAAATCGAAAAATCGGGGCGGTTTACGGAATTCGTCGTCACCGGGGAGCAGCCATGA
- a CDS encoding MauE/DoxX family redox-associated membrane protein, producing the protein MSYASEATPPAAIQPSAHEYVTRPTEARRSGTWRLIAHFCALAVGGVFLFAAQSKIVEPRQFIIDIKNYRMVPEAYLHLVALLMPWWEVGAALALIFPRTRRAGAILISGMLLLFIAAVSYAALYKGYNISCGCFGKGSAAAGWKTIALDTGLLIATLVSLIGAGPRPSGAAAVPPKA; encoded by the coding sequence ATGAGCTACGCCTCTGAGGCAACACCGCCTGCCGCCATCCAGCCATCAGCGCATGAGTACGTCACGCGGCCGACAGAAGCGAGGCGGAGCGGGACGTGGCGACTCATCGCCCATTTTTGCGCACTGGCGGTTGGCGGGGTGTTTCTCTTCGCGGCGCAATCGAAGATCGTCGAGCCTCGGCAATTCATTATCGATATCAAGAATTACCGCATGGTGCCGGAGGCCTATCTTCATCTGGTGGCCCTGCTCATGCCCTGGTGGGAGGTCGGAGCGGCGCTGGCCCTGATCTTCCCCCGGACCCGCCGCGCCGGGGCCATCCTGATTTCCGGAATGCTCCTCCTGTTTATCGCCGCCGTCAGCTACGCGGCCCTCTACAAGGGGTACAACATCTCCTGCGGCTGCTTCGGCAAGGGCAGCGCTGCCGCCGGGTGGAAGACCATCGCGCTCGACACGGGACTTCTCATCGCGACCCTTGTTTCGCTCATCGGGGCCGGTCCGCGACCCTCCGGGGCGGCCGCCGTTCCGCCAAAGGCGTAA
- a CDS encoding cupin domain-containing protein, with product MPSPKQAVHHCWNELPIDQPMPLLSRRRVIGEKAMISEVRLEKGCRVPTHAHENEQFTCIVSGKLRFGIGAEDAADRYEVDVAAGEVLHLPANLPHSADALEDTCVLDIFSPPSAVTGIDRR from the coding sequence ATGCCATCGCCCAAGCAAGCCGTTCACCATTGTTGGAATGAACTTCCCATCGACCAGCCCATGCCGCTGCTTTCCCGCCGCCGGGTGATCGGTGAGAAGGCGATGATCTCCGAGGTGCGTCTCGAAAAGGGCTGCCGCGTTCCCACCCACGCGCACGAAAACGAACAGTTCACGTGCATTGTTTCCGGCAAGCTGCGCTTCGGCATCGGCGCCGAGGACGCCGCCGATCGTTACGAGGTCGATGTCGCCGCTGGAGAGGTCCTCCATCTCCCCGCCAACCTGCCCCACTCCGCCGACGCCCTCGAAGACACTTGTGTCCTCGACATTTTCAGTCCACCCAGCGCCGTCACGGGGATCGATCGAAGGTAG